In Marinibacterium anthonyi, the DNA window GCCGGGCGATCCTCGGGCTCAGGGGGCTGACCGACGGCACGATCCGCTTCCGGGGGCAAAGCCTTGAAGGCCTGTCGCCCACCGACGAAGCCGCCCTGCGCCGCGACCTGCAGCTGATCTTCCAGGATCCCTATGCCTCGCTGGATCCGCGCGCCACCATCGGCGCCACGATCCGCGCCGGGCTGAAGATCCACCGCATCGGCAAGGCCTCGCAACAGCGGAACCGGGTGGCGCAGATCATGCGCCAGGTCGGGCTGGACCCGGCGTTGGCCGACCGTTATCCGCACGAATTCTCGGGCGGGATGCGCCAGCGGGTGGTGATGGCCCGCGCGCTGGTGCTGAACCCGAAACTGGTGGTCTGCGACGAACCGACCTCGGCGCTCGACGTCTCGGTCCAGTCGCAGATCCTGAACCTGTTCCAGGACCTGCAGGAACAGATGGGCCTGACGCTGCTTTTCATCTCGCACAACCTGGCGGTGGTCGAACACATGGCCGACCGCGTTGCGGTGATGTACCTGGGCCGCATCGTCGAAATCGCGGAAACCGAACGGCTGTTCCGCGCGCCCCGCCACCCCTATACCCGGGCCCTGATCGATGCGATCCCGGTGCCCGATCCGCACAACCGCATGCCGCCGCCGCAGCTGGGCGGCGATCTGCCAAGCGCGGAAAACCTGCCCGGCGGCTGCCGGTTCCGCACGCGCTGCCCGCTGGCCATGGCCCGCTGCGCCGAGGCGGAACCGGACCTGACAGGCCCGGCCGCGCATCGCACCGCCTGCTGGCTGACCGAAGGGGAGGGCACATGACCACCGAAGACACACCCAGGACCGTGCCATCGACGGCGCCCGCGCTGGACGTCTATTACCTGGAAAGCGTCGAACAGGTGAAGGTTCTGGCCGAACCGATCCGCTACCGCATGTCGATCCTTCTGGAACGGCCCCGCACCTGCGCGGGTCTGGCCCGCCTGCTGGGCCTGTCGCGGGCCAAGGCGCATTACCACCTGAAACAGCTGGAACAGGTCGGCCTCGCGATCCCCGACGCCGAGGTGCTGAAGAACGGCATCGTCGAGAAATACTACATCTCGGTGGGGCGGATGCTGAACTTTGGCCAGCTGATCCCCAACGACGGATCCGTCCCGCCCGGCAATGTCGCGCCCGAAACCTTCGGCGCGATCTCGTCCTTCCTGGCCGCCATGCTGGACGTCAGCCGCGAGAACGCCAGCGCCGTTTCCAGCGCCGAGGCGCTGAAGAAGGGGTACTTCTTCGACTTCGAAGCCTCCCTGACCGAGGACCAGTACCGCGCCGTCCGCCGCCGCCTTGTCGACATGAGCGAGGAAATCGTCTCGCTCTCGCGCGCCAATCTCGAAGGGCCGCCCGACGCGGACCTCGTGAGCTTTCACATCACCAATTACCTGACCACCACCCCCGGCCAGCCGCCGGAAGACGATACCGAGGAAGACCCATGCACAGCCTGACCGAACAGGACATCCTTGACCTTCTGCCCAAGGCGCCCGAGGGCCAGGCCGATCGCTGGCCCGGCAGCGCCATGGCGATCCTGAGGGGCGACGACGTGCAGACGATGCTGTGCCACGGGCTGGCCAGCGTCGAACACCGGGTGGCGATCACCGACACGACGGTCTTCCGCATCGCGTCCGTCACCAAGCATTTCCTGTGCGCCGCCGTGGTGATCCTGGCCGACGAAGGCAAGCTGGACATCGACGCGCCCCTGGTCACCTACCTGCCGGGCATGCAACCCATCCCGGGCAGCGCCACGTTGCGCCAGGCGATGACCAACACGTCGGGCATCCGCGATCACCTGGAACTGTGGTACATCGCCGGCGGCGGGTTGCAGGTGCCGCACCGGCTGCGCGACAGCATCCGGCTGTGCGAACGCCAGGAAGACACCAACTTCGCGCCCGGCAGCTCTTACCTGTATTCCAACGCCAACTTCCTGCTGCTGTCCAAGATCGTCGAAGATGCCGCGGGCCAGTCGCTGGCGGCGTTCCTGGATGACAGGTTCTTCACCCCCCTGGGCATGACCCGCACCGCCCTGCGCGTGGTCCATCACGAGGTCGTCGACGACCTCGCAACCCCGTACACGGTGCGCGACAAGACCATGCTGGAACGTGGCCGCATGACGACCGAGATCTGGGGCGAAGGCGCGATCCAGTCCTGCCTGAAAGACCTGGTCACCTGGGCCCGCTATGTCCGCGCCGATCCCGACGGGATCATCGCGCGGCTGAAGGAACCGGCCGTCTATACCAGCGGCGTCACCGGCACCTACGGGCTGGGCTTGCGGTCCGCCGCCTGGCGGGGCATGGCCACCGTGTCGCACACCGGTCTCTGGCCCGGCTACCTGACCGAATTCCTGCGGTTCGAGGACGCGGATGTCACGCTGATCTGCCTGTCGAACGTCAACGCGCTGGATCCCTGGACAGTGCATCGCAAAATGGCCGAAAAGCTCTTTCCCGAGGCGCCTGAACCAACCTCCGTCACCCCCGACGCGACCGCCTGGGCCAAGGTTTGCGAGGCCGGGACCTGGTACAACCCCAAGACGCTGGACTGGATCCGGTTCGCCGAAATCGACGGCAAACCGACCATGGCGACCTTCGGCGAACCCGCGCCGCTGATCTGCCCCGAACCGACCCTGCTGGCGCCCGGCTTCGACGGGTCCGACTACGCGGGTTTCGACATCTCTACCGCGGCACAGGGCACCGTCACGATCCGCATGTGCCACGGCGGCACGACCCCGCTGGTGCCGCTGTCGTCGCTGCCCGAAGGCGCGGCCCGGGCGCTGCTGCCCGGCACCTGGTATTGCCGCGAGACCGACAGCAAGCTGATCATCGGGTCCCCGGACGCGGGCTTTCCGATCGACACCCCCGCCTATCGCGGCCACGACTGGACCAGCACGCTGCTGGACGGCGGCCTGTTGATGATCGAGGACGCAACCGGCCCCTGGCCCCGCCGCTTCTGGCTGAAGGCCGAGGCCGGCGATCCGGACACGCTGGTCATGACCGGCCCGCGCGTCCGCCGGCTGGTCTTTCGCCGGCTCTGACACCGGGTTTTTGCATCGGGCCCTTTGCACCGGGCCCTTTGCATCGGCCTTGATACCGGCCGTCTGGTCCGAATGATCCCATCGCCCCGCATGGCCCCCATGCGGGGCGATGCCGTTCTGTGACCCATTTCACAGAGCCGGACACGGCCCCGTGATAGGAATCTGCATCGGCCGTGCCGACACGTTTTTTCGATTGAGCTACCCCCCGAAATTCGGACACTGACATAAGCTACGATTTGCAGTCTGCTGATCTTCGACGAGAAGGAGATCAGAGATGTCGAAACGGAAGCAGCACGCGCCTGAGTTCAAGGCGAAGGTCGCGCTGGAAGCCCTGAAAGGCGAGGAGACGGCCGCCGAGCTGGCAAGCCGGTTCGGGGTGCATCCGACGATGATCCATCAATGGAAGCGAGCCCTGCTCGAAGGCGCCTCCGGTGTGTTCGAGCGCGGGGGCCGCAAGAAGCCCGAGATTGACGAGGAGCAGGTGAAGGAGCTCCACGCCAAGATCGGGGAGCTGGCGGTGGCCAACTCTTTTTTGGAACGAAAGCTGAAGCCCTGGGGCGGGAAGTGAGGCGCGGCATGATCGAGCCGGACCACCCGGACCTGTCGATCGGCCAGCAGTGCAAGCTGCTGTCGATCGCGCGCTCGTCTTTCTACTACACGCCCAAGGGCGAGTCTGAGCGGAACCTCGGCCTGATGCGGCGGATCGACGAGCAGTTCCTGGAGACGCCGTTCTTCGGCGTTCGGCAGATGACCTGGCATCTGCGTAACGACGGACACCTTGTGAACGAGAAGCGCATCCGGCGACTGATGCGCCTGATGGGGCTAATGCCGATTTACGAGAAGCCCAACACGAGCAGGCCGACGAAGGGCCACAAGACCTATCCCTACCTGCTCAGAGGTCTGCGGGTGGAACGCCCGAACCAGGTCTGGTGCTCGGATATCACCTACCTGCCCATGCGGCGCGGGTTCCTATACCTCGTGGCGATCATGGACTGGCACACCCGCAAGGTCCTGTCCTGGCGGATCTCGAACACGCTGGAGGCCGACTTCTGTGTCGAGGCGCTGAACGAGGCCATCCACAAGTTCGGCCCGCCAGAGATAATGAATACAGATCAGGGATCCCAGTTCACCTCCTTTGCCTGGACGGATCGGCTCCGCCGGTCCAGCGTGCGCATATCGATGGATGGGAAAGGCCGGTTCCTCGACAACATCTTCATCGAGAGGCTGTGGCGCACCCTGAAATACGAGTGCGTCTACCTGCATGCCTGGGAGACCGGATCGGAGACGAAAGCGGCCATCCGGAAATGGATGAGCTTCTACAACAACCAGCGCCCGCATTCAGCCCTGGGCGGCCAGCCTCCGGCGCTGGTCTACTGGCAGAGAAATGATATCAACCAACCCGATCAGCAGGTGCAACGAGTAGCTAAATTTACGCCAGATCCTGTCCAATAGATGGGGAGTAGCTCAGAGAGCGCGAGTCGCATTTCGCCGAACAACGCTCCAGAAAGCTAGAAGAGATCTTCGAACGCACTGATAAAGCTTAAGAAAAGCTACCACCTCACACAGAAGGAGGATGACTTATGCTGCGAGAAATCCAGCTCATCTCTACGCAACAGCTGGCTGAGCATCTTGGCTATGAAAAAGTTTCGGCGTCTTTCTATGACTTCTGCCGTCATCTTCGTATCGCGCCAGTGCCAGGTCGTCGGGGCTGGTACGATCCAAAGCTGGTGCGCTCGAGGCTCGACCAAGCGCAAGGCATGGAGCGCACGGCAGAGGGCCTCAGCGTCAGTTCGACAACCTTGGTTGAAAGAAGGAGGACTCGCCTTGGTAAGGCATAGGCTTCCGAAGGGAGTTCACCGTGTTCGGCGAAGGGTAAAGGGCGGAGTAAAGTACCACTTCTATGCATGGCGTGGCGGCCCTAAGTTCTGGGAGGATGTCACCCCATACCCGGTGTTGCCTGAGTTTTTCCAAGCATTCGCGGCTTGCACTGCGCAGCAAAAGTCTAACGCCAATCTAATCGACGGTTTGGTAACTGATTTTCTAAGTAGCGACGCGATGCCACCCAAAGCTCGCTCTCGGGAGGATGTCGAACTCTGGATCAAAAGGTTTCAGGTCGAGTTCGGTGAAGACCCCATTGCCATGTTCGAAGAGCCTGCCTC includes these proteins:
- a CDS encoding D-alanyl-D-alanine carboxypeptidase precursor, which produces MHSLTEQDILDLLPKAPEGQADRWPGSAMAILRGDDVQTMLCHGLASVEHRVAITDTTVFRIASVTKHFLCAAVVILADEGKLDIDAPLVTYLPGMQPIPGSATLRQAMTNTSGIRDHLELWYIAGGGLQVPHRLRDSIRLCERQEDTNFAPGSSYLYSNANFLLLSKIVEDAAGQSLAAFLDDRFFTPLGMTRTALRVVHHEVVDDLATPYTVRDKTMLERGRMTTEIWGEGAIQSCLKDLVTWARYVRADPDGIIARLKEPAVYTSGVTGTYGLGLRSAAWRGMATVSHTGLWPGYLTEFLRFEDADVTLICLSNVNALDPWTVHRKMAEKLFPEAPEPTSVTPDATAWAKVCEAGTWYNPKTLDWIRFAEIDGKPTMATFGEPAPLICPEPTLLAPGFDGSDYAGFDISTAAQGTVTIRMCHGGTTPLVPLSSLPEGAARALLPGTWYCRETDSKLIIGSPDAGFPIDTPAYRGHDWTSTLLDGGLLMIEDATGPWPRRFWLKAEAGDPDTLVMTGPRVRRLVFRRL
- a CDS encoding Transposase; the encoded protein is MSKRKQHAPEFKAKVALEALKGEETAAELASRFGVHPTMIHQWKRALLEGASGVFERGGRKKPEIDEEQVKELHAKIGELAVANSFLERKLKPWGGK
- a CDS encoding putative transposase OrfB, which codes for MIEPDHPDLSIGQQCKLLSIARSSFYYTPKGESERNLGLMRRIDEQFLETPFFGVRQMTWHLRNDGHLVNEKRIRRLMRLMGLMPIYEKPNTSRPTKGHKTYPYLLRGLRVERPNQVWCSDITYLPMRRGFLYLVAIMDWHTRKVLSWRISNTLEADFCVEALNEAIHKFGPPEIMNTDQGSQFTSFAWTDRLRRSSVRISMDGKGRFLDNIFIERLWRTLKYECVYLHAWETGSETKAAIRKWMSFYNNQRPHSALGGQPPALVYWQRNDINQPDQQVQRVAKFTPDPVQ
- the oppF_2 gene encoding Stage 0 sporulation protein KE — translated: MTAPILDIRHAKVHYPVRRGVLQKATSFVHAVDDVSLSVAPGETLGLVGESGCGKSTLGRAILGLRGLTDGTIRFRGQSLEGLSPTDEAALRRDLQLIFQDPYASLDPRATIGATIRAGLKIHRIGKASQQRNRVAQIMRQVGLDPALADRYPHEFSGGMRQRVVMARALVLNPKLVVCDEPTSALDVSVQSQILNLFQDLQEQMGLTLLFISHNLAVVEHMADRVAVMYLGRIVEIAETERLFRAPRHPYTRALIDAIPVPDPHNRMPPPQLGGDLPSAENLPGGCRFRTRCPLAMARCAEAEPDLTGPAAHRTACWLTEGEGT
- a CDS encoding Helix-turn-helix domain protein, producing MTTEDTPRTVPSTAPALDVYYLESVEQVKVLAEPIRYRMSILLERPRTCAGLARLLGLSRAKAHYHLKQLEQVGLAIPDAEVLKNGIVEKYYISVGRMLNFGQLIPNDGSVPPGNVAPETFGAISSFLAAMLDVSRENASAVSSAEALKKGYFFDFEASLTEDQYRAVRRRLVDMSEEIVSLSRANLEGPPDADLVSFHITNYLTTTPGQPPEDDTEEDPCTA